Proteins encoded by one window of Lycium barbarum isolate Lr01 chromosome 11, ASM1917538v2, whole genome shotgun sequence:
- the LOC132617688 gene encoding uncharacterized protein LOC132617688 encodes MYGTQSRRKDLEFEYHPQIQILRPSIHSRRANITVKFQDLYGFTVEGNVDDVNVLNDVREKVREQGRVWWALEASKGANWYLQTQVTSTLKTSLKLSALVNAITLKKLIRKGIPPVLRPKVWFSLSGAAKKKSTVPESYYQDLTMAVVAMDTPATKQIDHDLPRTFPGHPWLDTPDGHSALRRVLVAYSFRDSDVGYCQGLNYVAALLLLVMKTEEDAFWMLAVLLENVLVSDCYTNNLSGCHVEQRVFKDLLTKKCPRLAAHLDSLEFDVSLVCTEWFLCLFSKSLPSETTLRVWDVLFYEGAKVLFHVALAIFKMNEEKLLVAHHVGDVISIIQRSTHHLFDPDDLLTVAFDKVGSMTTTTISKQRKKQEPAVMAELDQRSRRLNSVNPDEKR; translated from the exons ATGTATGGAACACAAAGTAGAAGAAAAGATTTGGAATTTGAATACCATCCTCAAATTCAGATATTGAGGCCAAGTATTCATTCAAGAAGGGCAAATATAACTGTGAAATTTCAAGATCTATATGGTTTCACAGTTGAAGGCAatgttgatgatgttaatgtGTTAAATGATGTTAGGGAAAAGGTTAGGGAACAAGGGAGGGTTTGGTGGGCATTGGAAGCTAGTAAAGGTGCAAATTGGTATTTGCAAACACAAGTTACATCAACCCTTAAAACATCCTTAAAACTGTCTGCTTTGGTGAATGCAATTACTCTCAAGAAGCTAATTAGGAAAGGGATACCACCTGTGTTGAGGCCTAAGGTGTGGTTTTCACTATCAGGGGCTGCTAAGAAGAAATCAACCGTGCCTGAAAGTTATTATCAAGATTTGACCATGGCTGTTGTGGCTATGGACACACCTGCAACCAAACAGATTGATCAT GACCTCCCACGAACCTTTCCTGGTCATCCCTGGTTGGACACTCCTGATGGTCATTCTGCCCTTAGGCGGGTTCTTGTTGCCTATTCCTTCCGAGATTCTGATGTTGGCTACTGCCAG GGATTGAACTATGTTGCAGCATTATTGTTGCTTGTGATGAAAACTGAAGAAGATGCTTTCTGGATGCTTGCTGTCCTTTTGGAGAATGTCTTGGTTAGTGATTGTTATACTAATAACTTGTCCGGATGCCATGTTGAGCAAAGAGTCTTCAAGGATCTACTAACCAAAAAATGTCCAAG GTTAGCCGCTCATTTGGATTCTCTAGAATTTGATGTTTCTCTTGTTTGCACTGAGTGGTTTCTCTGCCTTTTCTCCAAAAGTTTGCCTTCTGAG ACAACTTTGCGGGTATGGGATGTCCTCTTCTATGAAGGCGCTAAGGTTCTATTTCATGTAGCATTGGCAATTTTCAAG ATGAATGAAGAGAAGTTGCTGGTAGCACATCATGTGGGGGATGTAATTAGTATCATACAGAGAAGCACTCATCACCTTTTTGATCCTGATGACTTGTTGACG GTTGCTTTTGACAAAGTTGGCTCTATGACAACAACTACTATATCAAAACAGAGGAAAAAGCAGGAACCAGCAGTAATGGCAGAGCTCGACCAGAGATCCAGACGGTTAAATTCTGTAAATCCAGATGAAAAACGGTAG
- the LOC132617306 gene encoding 3-oxoacyl-[acyl-carrier-protein] synthase, mitochondrial, translating to MRGRKWVGFICTRLHFSSCTSFDPPPTRPLRRVVVTGLGMVTPLGCGVKTTWKRLIEGECGVRAISPDDLKMDNFDPEVKLYTFNQLTSKVAAIVPCGSNSGEFDEQLWLNSKEHRSIARFIGYALCAADEALKDANWIPTEQDEKEQTGVSLGAGTGSISDILEASRMICEKNIRRLSPFFIPRILINMASGHVSMRYGFQGPNHSAVTACATGAHSIGDAARMIQLGDTDVMVAGGTEASIDALSIAGFCRLRALTTKYNSKPHEASRPFDCGRDGFVIGEGSGVMVLEELEHARKRGAKIYAELRGYGTSGDANHITQPHIGGRGAVLAMTRALKQSGLHPSQVDYINAHATSTPLGDAAEANAIKSVFSDHATSGALSISSTKGAIGHLLGAAGAVESIFTVLAIHHGIAPLTLNLFEPDPVFNGGFMPLTTSKEMTIKAGLSNSFGFGGTNSCLLFTSTN from the exons ATGAGGGGAAGAAAATGGGTAGGATTCATTTGTACCCGCCTTCACTTCAGCTCATGCACTTCCTTTGACCCTCCACCTACTCGCCCTCTTCGAAGGGTTGTTGTTACTG GTTTAGGGATGGTGACTCCCCTTGGATGTGGAGTGAAAACCACATGGAAGAGGCTAATAGAAGGGGAATGTGGTGTAAGAGCTATATCTCCTGATGATTTGAAAATGGATAATTTTGACCCAGAAGTTAAGTTGTATACATTTAATCAATTGACATCCAAAGTTGCTGCAATCGTGCCCTGTGGTTCTAATTCAGGAGAATTCGATGAGCAGTTGTGGCTAAACTCTAAG GAGCATAGATCAATTGCAAGATTTATAGGATATGCATTATGTGCTGCTGATGAAGCTCTTAAAGATGCTAATTGGATTCCCACTGAGCAGGATGAGAAGGAACAGACG GGTGTCTCCTTAGGTGCTGGAACTGGAAGTATCAGTGACATATTGGAAGCGTCCAGAATGATCTGTGAAAAG AATATACGCAGGCTTAGTCCATTTTTCATCCCACGGATATTGATCAACATGGCTTCTGGTCACGTAAGCATGAGGTATGGATTTCAG GGACCAAACCATTCTGCTGTGACAGCTTGTGCCACTGGAGCTCATTCAATTGGTGATGCTGCCAGGATGATTCAGCTTGGAGATACAGATGTGATGGTTGCAGGTGGGACTGAAGCCAGCATTGATGCTTTATCTATTGCTGGATTCTGTAG GTTAAGGGCATTGACTACCAAGTATAATTCAAAACCCCATGAAGCCTCCAGGCCATTTGATTGTGGTCGTGATGGATTTGT GATAGGTGAAGGTTCTGGAGTCATGGTATTAGAG GAACTGGAGCATGCAAGAAAACGAGGAGCTAAGATATATGCAGAGCTACGCGGCTATGGAACATCAG GTGATGCAAATCACATTACACAACCGCATATTGGTGGAAGAGGTGCAGTTTTGGCTATGACACGTGCTTTGAAACAG TCTGGTCTTCATCCTAGTCAAGTGGATTATATTAATGCTCATGCTACATCTACACCCCTTG GTGATGCAGCAGAAGCAAATGCAATAAAATCTGTGTTCTCTGATCATGCTACATCGGGGGCTTTGTCCATATCCTCTACAAAG GGTGCCATTGGTCATCTCCTTGGAGCCGCTGGAGCTGTTGAATCAATTTTTACTGTCTTGGCAATACACCAC GGTATCGCGCCTTTGACACTGAACCTTTTTGAACCAGATCCAGTATTCAATGGTGGTTTCATGCCTTTGACTACTTCAAAGGAGATGACCATTAAAGCTGGTTTATCAAACTCATTTGGGTTTGGAGGAACAAATTCTTGCTTGCTTTTCACTTCAACCAACTGA